In the Desulfatiglans sp. genome, one interval contains:
- a CDS encoding AIR carboxylase family protein, giving the protein MSQVIIIMGSGSDKDYCEKINNALAGFGISCTMRVASAHKVPLKAMEIIRENEKDTLVFITSAGRSNALSGFVDANTIMLVIACPPYSDNKCIVVQTFSKY; this is encoded by the coding sequence ATGTCTCAGGTAATTATTATAATGGGCTCAGGCTCTGATAAAGATTACTGCGAAAAAATAAATAATGCGCTGGCAGGATTTGGTATTTCATGCACCATGAGGGTCGCATCTGCTCATAAGGTGCCGCTCAAGGCAATGGAAATAATCCGGGAGAATGAAAAGGATACTTTAGTGTTTATTACCTCTGCTGGAAGAAGTAATGCCCTTTCAGGATTTGTGGATGCAAACACAATAATGCTTGTAATAGCATGCCCACCCTACAGTGATAATAAGTGTATTGTTGTACAGACTTTCTCCAAGTATTAA
- a CDS encoding sodium-dependent bicarbonate transport family permease has product MYRLSPSIKSMKLSTLAIFKSTLTNGSVFLLLGSLFIGFITGKNGVASLRPFYDIIFSGMLSLFLLDMGLVTDKRLNEVKKAGFFLVLFALVMPFFNALTGILLSNLLGFSTGDALLFTVLCACASYIAVPAAMRFSIPEANPGLYVPMALAITFPLNIIMLPFYLFIIHALQDAL; this is encoded by the coding sequence TTGTACAGACTTTCTCCAAGTATTAAGAGCATGAAATTATCTACGCTTGCTATTTTTAAAAGTACACTTACAAACGGGTCTGTTTTTTTGCTGCTTGGAAGTCTTTTTATCGGGTTTATTACAGGTAAAAACGGGGTTGCCTCTCTTAGGCCTTTTTATGACATTATTTTTTCAGGGATGCTTTCTCTATTCCTTCTTGATATGGGGCTGGTTACTGATAAAAGATTGAATGAGGTTAAAAAGGCCGGATTTTTTCTTGTCTTATTTGCATTGGTTATGCCTTTTTTTAATGCCTTGACAGGGATATTGCTTTCAAATCTTTTAGGTTTTTCTACGGGCGATGCACTTCTTTTTACTGTGCTCTGTGCCTGTGCATCCTATATAGCTGTACCTGCAGCGATGAGGTTTTCTATACCTGAAGCTAACCCTGGTCTTTATGTACCTATGGCGCTGGCAATTACTTTTCCACTTAATATCATCATGCTGCCATTTTACCTATTTATAATACATGCCCTGCAGGATGCTCTGTAA
- a CDS encoding long-chain fatty acid--CoA ligase produces MCTPGDIEEVIYTYPNIHEAAVIGIPHPSCGEVVKVFAVLKEGRSLTQKELIDYCAGRLAKYKLPVKVEFRQSLPKNTVGKILKKVLKEEEIEKSLTNSKNDSSLITEHPAGHVL; encoded by the coding sequence ACATACCCAAATATACATGAGGCCGCTGTAATAGGTATACCGCATCCAAGCTGTGGTGAGGTGGTAAAGGTGTTTGCAGTGCTGAAGGAGGGGAGAAGTTTAACACAGAAGGAGCTGATAGATTATTGTGCCGGGAGGCTCGCCAAATACAAACTGCCGGTAAAGGTGGAATTCAGGCAAAGCCTGCCTAAAAATACTGTGGGTAAGATACTTAAAAAGGTATTAAAAGAAGAGGAGATAGAAAAATCATTGACGAACAGTAAAAATGATAGCAGCCTGATTACAGAGCATCCTGCAGGGCATGTATTATAA